In Rutidosis leptorrhynchoides isolate AG116_Rl617_1_P2 chromosome 2, CSIRO_AGI_Rlap_v1, whole genome shotgun sequence, one genomic interval encodes:
- the LOC139889585 gene encoding uncharacterized protein: MRESDFNRSLSSTTWFHIVNAGNDMEEFQISLRHSFVKSIGSGDKTAFWLEHWIGQDKLCNLFPRIFRLETVREVSIKDRIKATDSGLMFEWSWSREPNGRTNSELQAMIDLLSGFSFANCPSDTWSWGLASNGTFTVKKLTNLLESNMLDRYSSQTGTLRNSLVPKKVEIFIWRVKKKRIPVRVELDKRDVDLHSLRCPLCDDGLESVEHSLVLCDRVRDLWTRIFKWWGIRISNPYNLCDLVEGINTSSMSEKGKRLWQAIVWIGLYHIWCLRNKTVFENKSWNIPMALSEIQSKTFEWIATRDKKHTYEWLNWITNPGDLLSSL; the protein is encoded by the coding sequence ATGAGGGAGAGTGATTTTAATCGCTCTCTATCATCCACCACTTGGTTTCACATCGTTAATGCAGGTAATGACATGGAAGAATTCCAAATTTCACTCAGGCATTCCTTCGTCAAATCAATCGGAAGTGGAGATAAAACAGCATTCTGGTTGGAGCATTGGATTGGTCAGGATAAACTTTGCAATCTCTTCCCCAGGATATTCAGACTTGAAACGGTGAGGGAGGTCAGCATTAAGGATCGTATAAAAGCTACTGATTCGGGCCTTATGTTCGAGTGGAGCTGGAGCAGGGAGCCCAATGGGAGAACCAACAGTGAGTTGCAGGCCATGATTGATTTGCTGTCGGGTTTCTCCTTTGCGAACTGTCCATCAGATACATGGTCGTGGGGATTGGCGTCGAATGGTACGTTCACCGTTAAAAAGCTTACTAATCTTCTAGAGTCAAATATGTTGGATCGATACTCTTCACAAACAGGTACCTTAAGAAACTCGCTAGTGCCGAAAAAAGTAGAGATATTTATTTGGCGAGTCAAAAAAAAGAGAATCCCGGTAAGGGTGGAGTTAGACAAACGAGACGTCGACCTACATAGTTTGAGATGCCCATTGTGCGATGATGGATTGGAATCGGTGGAACACTCATTGGTCTTATGTGATAGGGTCAGAGATTTATGGACGCGGATTTTTAAATGGTGGGGGATCCGGATCTCTAACCCCTACAATCTATGCGATTTGGTAGAAGGGATAAATACAAGCTCGATGTCGGAAAAGGGTAAAAGATTATGGCAAGCAATAGTTTGGATTGGTTTATATCACATTTGGTGCCTTAGAAACAAAACCGTTTTTGAAAACAAATCTTGGAACATACCGATGGCGCTTAGTGAGATTCAATCCAAGACGTTCGAATGGATAGCTACGAGAGACAAAAAGCATACGTATGAATGGCTAAATTGGATTACGAACCCAGGCGATCTCCTTTCTTCTTTGTAA